One window of Quercus robur chromosome 12, dhQueRobu3.1, whole genome shotgun sequence genomic DNA carries:
- the LOC126708459 gene encoding uncharacterized protein LOC126708459: MSVLVWNCRGLGNPQTIRELGNLVRAQDPAVVFLAETWLTEDRLKFLLRNFVCDQKFVVSKISQGGGLALLWRSDFDVKVVSSSINHIDAVINSGKENSWRFTGFYGNPETHKHHESWAVLKNLNRNSSLPWLCSGDFNEILRSHEKKGGRARPEVQMRDFRDTLDECGFADLGFSGQKFTWCKRLAGGVMVWERLDRAVANQEWISMFPGYSVELRELLIKEEKLWQQRSKLHWLKEGDQNTRYFHGKASQRYRKNCIKRLRNKNGEWVDGEDQIAQLFIDYYSELFTTSNPSHLEEVLENIPQVVSDSMNADLVKPFVKQEVDVALKQMAPLKALGPDGMPPIFYQHYWDSIGDDVSCAVLSCLNSGSIPASLNHTHITLIPKIKNPESVSDFRPISLCNILYKLISKVLANRLKTLLPYVVSESQSAFQSDKAISDNILVAFETLHHMKIKKTGKEGFMAMKLDMSKAYDRVEWIFLEKLMRKLGFHERWVDMVMATIKSVSYSFLINGFPRGFIKPTRGIRQGDPLSRYLFLLCSEGLNGLLNKAVARSDLRGFSLCKNGPQISHLFFADDSLIFCRARMGDVQAIQVALSLYERASGQKINGSKTNLFFGKSVLESTKLDLMNYLGVPEVKEYEKYLGLPAMVGRKKKESFIYIKERIWGKLQGWKEKLLSQAGREVLLKAIVQAIPSFAMSGMGFKELRKFNEAMLAKQVWRLVHDQKSLFYRVFKAKFFPSGDIFSAHVKTGSYAWRSILKARYIIAEGSRYRVGNGQSVRIYNDCWLPGDGSGKVISPPSLLSADSRVSDIIDADTGWWNVYLLERVFLPFEVQKIKSIPLCLIPQEDMLIWPKTKDGQYSVKLGYQLVCAKELSGSPSGSSNEANRRLWSGLWRMKVPSKVKTFAWRACSESLPTMVNLARRRVVLSSSCTGCNRGPETVFHALWGCEKVKEAWGTNFDELRSATNQNLFFVDLFRLALQNPRGAKGFIMICWSIWNRRNKIRVNEVAAPLEKIPELAQKQLTDFQQLCAKPETKMVARKAIWKPPDAALLKANFDGAVFDDLGAAGIGVVVRNSLGEVLAALSEIIPLPSSIVALETMAARRAALFVRECGFSGVIFEGDSEESILAIKKKNFQHPVVGHLVQDIMSSVSMFQYYSFSHTRRHGNVLAHALARRARLSFPTLVWMNSVPTDIYRFFVSDIPVIK, encoded by the exons ATGAGTGTCCTAGTTTGGAattgtcgtgggcttgggaacccacagACAATTCGAGAGCTCGGGAATTTGGTCCGGGCACAAGATCCTGCGGTTGTGTTCTTGGCCGAGACATGGCTGACAGAAGATAGGCTGAAGTTTCTTTTGCGGAATTTTGTTTGTGATCAGAAGTTTGttgtttcaaaaataagtcaGGGGGGCGGTCTTGCTCTTCTGTGGAGGTCTGATTTTGACGTTAAGGTAGTGTCTTCTTCAATAAATCATATTGATGCTGTGATTAATTCAGGGAAGGAAAACTCTTGGAGGTTTACCGGTTTCTACGGTAATCCCGAGACTCACAAACATCATGAGTCTTGGGCTGTCCTAAAAAATCTGAACCGAAATTCTTCCTTGCCTTGGCTTTGTtcgggtgattttaatgagattttaaGGTCTCATGAAAAGAAAGGTGGTAGAGCGAGACCGGAGGTGCAGATGCGGGACTTCCGGGACACATTGGATGAATGTGGTTTTGCCGACTTGGGGTTTAGTGGCCAAAAATTCACTTGGTGTAAAAGGTTGGCAGGAGGTGTTATGGTTTGGGAGCGTCTTGATAGGGCGGTGGCTAATCAAGAATGGATTTCTATGTTTCCGGGATACTCA GTTGAATTAAGGGAACTTCTTATTAAGGAAGAAAAGCTTTGGCAGCAGCGTTCCAAGTTGCATTGGCTTAAAGAAGGGGATCAAAATACACGTTACTTCCATGGTAAAGCTTCTCAGAGGTATAGGAAAAATTGTATCAAACgcttaagaaacaaaaatgggGAGTGGGTTGATGGGGAGGACCAAATTGCTCAATTATTTATTGACTATTACAGTGAGCTTTTCACAACTTCAAATCCTTCTCATTTGGAGGAGGTATTGGAGAATATTCCGCAGGTTGTCTCAGATTCTATGAATGCGGATTTGGTGAAACCTTTTGTTAAGCAAGAGGTGGATGTGGCTCTTAAGCAGATGGCACCTCTGAAAGCGCTAGGCCCGGATGGCATGCCCCCCATTTTCTATCAACACTATTGGGACTCCATTGGTGATGACGTGTCTTGTGCTGTTCTTTCCTGCCTTAATTCAGGTTCTATCCCAGCTAGTCTTAATCATACTCATATCACCCTTatccccaaaataaaaaatcccgAAAGTGTTTCTGATTTTAGGCCTATATCTTTATGTAACATTCTGTATAAGTTAATTTCTAAGGTGTTGGCTAACCGTTTGAAAACTCTGTTGCCATATGTTGTATCAGAATCCCAGAGTGCCTTTCAATCCGATAAGGCTATCTCGGATAATATTTTGGTAGCTTTTGAAACATTACATCATATGAAGATCAAAAAAACGGGGAAGGAGGGGTTTATGGCTATGaaattggatatgagtaaggcttaCGATAGGGTTGAGtggatttttttggagaagttgATGCGAAAGTTGGGTTTCCATGAGAGATGGGTTGATATGGTTATGGCTACAATCAAATCCGTGTCTTACTCTTTCTTGATCAATGGGTTCCCTCGAGGATTCATTAAGCCTACTAGGGGGATTCGTCAAGGCGACCCCCTATCCCGTTATCTTTTCTTGTTGTGTTCGGAAGGATTAAATGGGTTGCTCAATAAAGCCGTGGCTAGGAGTGATTTAAGGGGCTTCTCGCTTTGTAAGAATGGCCCACAAATCTCACACTTATTCTTTGCCGATGATAGCTTGATTTTTTGTCGGGCAAGGATGGGTGATGTGCAAGCAATCCAAGTGGCGTTATCCCTATATGAGAGAGCATCcgggcaaaaaataaatggctcaaaaacaaatcttttttttggtaaatctgTCCTTGAGAGCACCAAATTAGATTTGATGAACTACCTAGGGGTGCCGGAGGTAAAGGAGTATGAAAAGTACCTAGGATTGCCGGCTATGGTGGGtaggaagaaaaaggagagttTTATCTATATTAAGGAGAGGATTTGGGGAAAACTtcaagggtggaaggagaaaCTTTTGTCACAAGCCGGTAGGGAGGTGTTATTGAAAGCTATTGTGCAAGCAATCCCATCTTTTGCTATGA GCGGAATGGGTTTCAAGGAACTTAGGAAGTTCAACGAAGCCATGTTAGCTAAGCAAGTTTGGCGGCTGGTTCATGaccaaaaatctctcttttatcGGGTTTTTAAGGCAAAGTTTTTTCCTTCGGGGGACATTTTTTCAGCACATGTCAAAACGGGGTCATATGCATGGCGGAGTATCCTTAAGGCACGCTACATAATTGCTGAAGGTTCTAGATATAGAGTGGGGAATGGCCAATCTGTCCGGATTTACAATGATTGTTGGCTGCCTGGTGATGGGTCAGGCAAAGTGATCTCTCCCCCCTCTTTGTTATCTGCTGATTCGAGAGTTTCAGACATTATAGATGCTGATACGGGTTGGTGGAATGTGTATCTGTTGGAGCGAGTTTTTCTGCCATTTGAggtgcaaaaaataaaatccatccCTCTTTGTCTTATCCCACAAGAAGACATGTTGATTTGGCCAAAAACTAAGGATGGCCAGTATTCGGTGAAGCTTGGGTACCAACTGGTGTGTGCCAAGGAGCTTTCTGGTTCACCGTCAGGATCATCAAATGAGGCAAACCGGAGGTTGTGGTCTGGTTTATGGAGAATGAAGGTGCCCAGCAAAGTTAAGACTTTTGCTTGGCGGGCTTGCTCGGAGTCCCTTCCCACGATGGTGAATTTGGCTAGGCGAAGAGTGGTTCTGTCCAGCAGCTGCACGGGGTGTAACAGGGGGCCTGAGACAGTGTTTCATGCTCTATGGGGGTGTGAGAAGGTGAAGGAGGCATGGGGTACTAACTTTGATGAGTTGCGGAGTGCAAcgaatcaaaatttattttttgttgatctttTCAGGTTGGCGCTGCAGAATCCACGTGGAGCTAAAGGTTTCATAATGATCTGTTGGTCTATCTGGAATCGGCGCAACAAAATCCGAGTTAATGAGGTTGCTGCTCCCCTTGAGAAGATTCCGGAGCTTGCACAGAAGCAGCTGACGGATTTTCAACAATTGTGTGCAAAACCAGAAACAAAAATGGTGGCGCGGAAGGCCATCTGGAAGCCTCCTGATGCAGCGCTGCTGAAAGCTAATTTCGACGGAGCTGTTTTCGACGATCTGGGAGCTGCTGGAATTGGTGTGGTGGTGCGTAATTCGCTGGGTGAGGTCTTGGCGGCTCTGTCTGAAATAATCCCCCTGCCTTCATCCATTGTTGCTCTGGAAACTATGGCAGCAAGGCGGGCTGCTCTGTTTGTCCGTGAGTGTGGTTTCAGTGGTGTTATTTTTGAAGGGGATTCGGAAGAGTCTATTTTAgctataaagaagaaaaattttcagcATCCAGTTGTGGGTCATTTAGTTCAAGACATTATGTCTTCAGTCAGTATGTTCCAATACTATTCTTTCTCTCATACGCGTCGGCATGGCAATGTTTTAGCACATGCGTTGGCTAGACGAGCGAGATTGTCTTTTCCTACTTTAGTTTGGATGAATTCCGTTCCTACGGATATTTATCGTTTTTTTGTATCTGACATTccagtaataaaataa
- the LOC126709465 gene encoding nuclear intron maturase 2, mitochondrial, with amino-acid sequence MHHRGISIFTHRILTNYNFVRTATTFCYYSSHSNPLTPKPNGSRLFSFTPRHHHRAPPDPDDPSHLMKEDGVSVCSQMWIENFREPDKVVTNLSSYLRRFELWVLAYQKVCADEMGAYMPRSSIQRSALEDLLALRNAVLDSRFKWGARLDFFIKSPKDKTDYGSLSKRKIRAILTTTQPPAFQDRIVQEVLLMVLEPVYEARFSQKSFAFRPGRNAHTVLRVVRRSFAGYLWYIKGDLSTILDGMKVGMVINALMRDVRDKKVIDLVKSALVTPVITSKVDDGEKKKRVKRKHQKKRVLAEDEPKPDPYWLETFFGFAPEEAEKHPSWGHCGILSPLLANVCLDELDRWMEGKIKEFFLPSKSDVIWNSPEGESERGNTSWPEFVPTSGPDKTRKMDYVRYGGHILIGVRGPRADAATLRKQLIEFCDQKYMLKLDNESLPIEHITKGIMFLDHVLCRRVVYPTLRYTATGGKIISEKGVGTLLSVTASLKQCIKQFRKLNFLKGDRDPDPQPCFRMFHATQAHSNAQMNKFLSTMVEWYRYADNRKKIVNFCSYIIRGSLAKLYAAKYKLRSRAKVYKIGSRNLSRPLKEKKGQSPEYHNLLRMGLVESIDGLHFTRMSLVPETDYSPFPNNWRPDHEKALLEYIRLEDPKSLEEQRSCIREQGLVSPQDYISMLVWNYKRNAIMLDKLSLFKSDGINAVKGQQLLLGSNQEVHDNETKEMEENEGIHVAQM; translated from the coding sequence ATGCATCATCGGGGCATTTCCATATTCACCCACCGGATTCTCACAAATTACAACTTTGTCCGCACCGCCACCACCTTCTGCTACTACTCCTCTCACTCCAATCCCCTAACCCCTAAACCCAATGGGTCTCGCCTCTTTTCCTTCACTCCGCGGCACCACCACCGCGCACCACCAGACCCCGATGACCCGTCTCACCTCATGAAGGAAGATGGTGTCTCTGTTTGTTCCCAAATGTGGATTGAGAATTTCCGTGAACCTGATAAGGTAGTCACTAATTTGTCCTCCTATTTACGCCGTTTTGAATTGTGGGTTTTAGCTTACCAAAAGGTTTGTGCTGATGAGATGGGTGCTTATATGCCCCGGAGCTCAATCCAAAGGTCGGCTCTTGAGGACCTTTTGGCATTGAGAAATGCTGTTCTAGATAGTAGGTTTAAGTGGGGAGCtaggttggatttttttataaaatctcCTAAGGATAAGACTGATTATGGGTCGTTGTCGAAGAGGAAGATTAGGGCGATTTTAACGACCACCCAACCGCCTGCGTTTCAAGATAGGATAGTTCAGGAGGTGTTGCTTATGGTTTTGGAGCCGGTGTATGAGGCTCGGTTCTCGCAGAAGTCATTTGCATTTAGGCCGGGGAGAAATGCTCACACAGTTTTGAGGGTGGTAAGGAGGAGTTTTGCAGGGTATTTGTGGTATATAAAGGGTGATTTGAGCACAATTTTGGATGGGATGAAAGTGGGGATGGTGATAAATGCTTTGATGAGGGATGTGAGGGATAAGAAAGTGATTGATTTGGTGAAGTCAGCATTGGTTACTCCGGTGATTACTAGCAAGGTTGACGAtggggagaagaagaaaagggtaAAGCGGAAGCATCAGAAGAAGAGGGTGTTGGCGGAGGACGAGCCAAAACCTGACCCGTATTGGTTGGAgacattttttgggtttgccCCAGAGGAGGCAGAGAAGCATCCTTCATGGGGGCATTGTGGGATTCTAAGTCCACTATTGGCTAACGTTTGTCTGGATGAATTGGACCGCTGGATGGAGGGGAAGATTAAGgaattttttcttccttcaaagAGTGATGTCATATGGAATAGTCCCGAGGGGGAATCTGAACGAGGGAATACGTCTTGGCCGGAATTTGTTCCAACCAGTGGGCCGGATAAGACCCGGAAGATGGATTATGTTCGGTATGGGGGTCACATTCTAATTGGTGTTCGGGGACCTAGAGCAGATGCAGCAACATTAAGAAAGCAGTTAATTGAGTTTTGTGATCAGAAGTATATGCTTAAGCTTGACAATGAGAGCCTTCCTATTGAACACATAACAAAGGGCATAATGTTCCTTGACCATGTCTTGTGTCGGAGAGTGGTGTACCCTACTCTACGTTACACCGCTACTGGTGGGAAGATCATCAGTGAGAAGGGTGTGGGAACCCTTTTGTCCGTTACTGCAAGCTTGAAACaatgcatcaaacaatttaGGAAGTTAAACTTTCTCAAGGGGGATAGGGACCCAGACCCACAGCCTTGTTTTAGAATGTTCCATGCCACCCAAGCTCACAGCAATGCACAAATGAACAAGTTCTTGTCAACAATGGTTGAGTGGTATAGGTATGCAGACAACCGAAAGAAGATAGTGAACTTCTGCTCTTACATTATAAGGGGTTCACTTGCAAAGCTATATGCTGCAAAATACAAGCTCCGCTCACGAGCAAAAGTGTACAAGATTGGTTCTCGGAATCTGAGCCGGCCTTTGAAGGAGAAGAAAGGGCAGTCACCTGAATACCATAATTTGCTGAGGATGGGTCTTGTTGAGTCAATTGATGGGCTTCATTTCACCAGGATGTCCCTTGTACCTGAGACTGATTACTCCCCTTTCCCAAATAATTGGAGACCTGATCATGAGAAGGCATTGCTTGAGTATATAAGGCTTGAGGATCCAAAAAGTTTGGAGGAGCAACGAAGTTGCATTAGGGAGCAAGGTCTTGTTTCACCTCAGGATTACATTTCGATGCTTGTTTGGAACTACAAAAGGAATGCTATCATGTTGGATAAGCTTTCCCTATTTAAGAGTGATGGCATAAATGCAGTAAAAGGTCAACAGTTGCTTCTGGGCTCAAACCAGGAAGTCCATGATAATGAAACCaaagaaatggaagaaaatGAAGGGATTCATGTGGCACAAATGTAA
- the LOC126708550 gene encoding ras-related protein RABH1b gives MAPVSALAKYKLVFLGDQSVGKTSIITRFMYDKFDNTYQATIGIDFLSKTMYLEDRTVRLQLWDTAGQERFRSLIPSYIRDSSVAVIVYDVASRQTFLNTSKWIEEVRTERGSDVIIVLVGNKTDLVEKRQVSIEEGEAKARELNVMFIETSAKAGFNIKALFRKIAAALPGMETLSSTKQEDMVDVNLKSTSGGATQSQPQSGGCSC, from the exons atggcACCAGTGTCAGCCCTGGCAAAGTACAAGCTGGTGTTCTTAGGGGACCAGTCAGTTGGCAAGACCAGCATCATCACCCGCTTCATGTATGACAAATTCGACAACACCTATCAG GCTACAATCGGTATTGATTTTCTATCGAAAACTATGTATCTTGAAGATCGAACAGTTCGGTTGCAGTTGTG GGATACAGCTGGACAGGAAAGATTTAGAAGTCTCATTCCGAGCTACATTAGAGATTCATCTGTTGCTGTCATCGTGTATGATGTTGCAA GCCGGCAAACATTCCTAAACACTTCAAAATGGATTGAAGAGGTGCGCACTGAGAGGGGCAGTGATGTCATCATTGTCCTTGTTGGGAACAAAACTGACCTTGTGGAAAAAAG GCAAGTCTCCATAGAGGAAGGAGAAGCCAAAGCTCGTGAGCTTAATGTAATGTTTATTGAAACCAGTGCAAAAGCTGGCTTTAATATAAAG GCACTGTTTCGGAAAATTGCTGCTGCTTTACCAGGAATGGAAACACTCTCTTCAACAAAACAAGAAGACATGGTTGATGTGAACTTGAAGTCTACTAGTGGTGGTGCAACACAATCCCAGCCCCAGTCAGGTGGATGCTCGTGTTGA